From Gimesia panareensis, the proteins below share one genomic window:
- a CDS encoding c-type heme family protein: protein MLKTGFVTSLAVTFLFLFTLNLSGEDRQTKNKSGKPAAKGAAQQPSEAAVERTRDTVKMLDDIYKNAVVLITDKYVNDEEDFPAGSAAVELFKRVGKTGFHHVRLIDATGQPYEPKNVAKTKFEKQGIKQLKAGKPYYDEVVIKDGQPYLQAITPIPVVMKKCVMCHPHYKDAKPGQPIGAISYELPIK, encoded by the coding sequence ATGCTCAAAACAGGATTTGTTACCAGCCTCGCAGTGACTTTTCTGTTCCTGTTCACTCTGAATTTGTCTGGCGAAGATCGACAGACTAAGAACAAGTCCGGTAAGCCGGCAGCGAAAGGAGCGGCGCAGCAGCCATCCGAGGCCGCCGTCGAGCGGACCCGCGATACCGTCAAAATGCTGGATGATATTTACAAGAACGCGGTCGTACTCATTACGGATAAATACGTGAATGACGAAGAAGACTTTCCTGCAGGCAGTGCCGCTGTGGAGCTGTTCAAGCGGGTGGGGAAGACCGGTTTTCATCATGTGCGGCTGATTGATGCAACCGGCCAGCCGTATGAGCCGAAGAATGTCGCGAAGACCAAATTTGAAAAGCAGGGAATTAAACAGCTCAAAGCGGGCAAGCCTTACTATGACGAAGTGGTGATCAAGGACGGCCAGCCTTACCTGCAGGCCATTACACCGATTCCGGTCGTGATGAAAAAATGCGTGATGTGCCATCCGCATTACAAGGATGCCAAACCCGGCCAGCCGATCGGTGCGATCAGTTATGAGCTGCCGATCAAGTAG
- a CDS encoding RrF2 family transcriptional regulator has product MQLTMQTDYALRTLMYLASRSDRATVADVATLFDISSNHVAKVVNLLSRFGYIRSVRGLGGGIELAVPLEEIRLGEVIERFEGNLHLLDCVGTENVCVIQPFCKLKGVLAEAERIQLDYLNSVTLADVAPSSRQLKRVT; this is encoded by the coding sequence ATGCAACTCACCATGCAGACCGATTACGCGTTACGGACACTGATGTATCTGGCATCACGGAGTGACCGGGCGACTGTAGCCGACGTGGCGACGCTGTTTGATATTTCCTCGAATCATGTGGCGAAGGTGGTGAATCTGCTTTCGCGGTTCGGCTATATCCGCAGCGTGCGCGGTCTGGGTGGCGGGATTGAACTGGCAGTGCCCCTCGAAGAGATTCGTCTGGGTGAAGTGATCGAACGCTTCGAAGGGAATCTGCATCTGCTGGATTGCGTGGGGACGGAAAATGTCTGTGTGATCCAGCCGTTCTGCAAGCTGAAGGGGGTTCTGGCGGAAGCCGAACGCATTCAGCTGGACTATCTTAACAGTGTGACCCTGGCTGATGTTGCTCCTTCAAGTCGCCAGTTGAAGCGGGTGACATAG
- a CDS encoding nitric-oxide reductase large subunit, translating into MRRLWISFTFVLLLSFLVLGWIGSRIYQEMPPIPGKVLTTNGKLLIDTREIEQGQNVWQTMGGMEVGSVWGHGSYVAPDWTADWLHREALFILDHWSQEDFNTSFDQLSEEHQAQLEGRLTALIRKNTYDPETKTITVDPLRAAAFESNLSHYTEVFSEGNTDYAIPRGAVTDPQRLRRLAAFFFWTSWAASTSRPGEQISYTNNWPYEPLVGNRPTGETVLWTGVSIIMLLAGISGLAWWYAARKEDEAELVPPEHDPLALWEATPSQAATVKYFWVVAALILVQMLLGVVTAHYGVEGGGFYGIPLSNWLPYSVTRTWHVQMGLFWIATAWLAAGLFIGPLVSGQEPPRQNWGVNLLFGALLVIVVGSLAGEWLSIQNELTDEVSFYLGHQGYEYVDLGRLWQIGLMIGLLLWLVLMIRVLLPALRKTGQQKQLVVLLTVATGAIALFYGAGLTWGQHSHLSMIEYWRWWVIHLWVEGFFEVFATTVIAFIFMRLNLIQPRIAAAAALMSATIFLSGGIIGTCHHLYFSGTPIVALAWGSVFSALEVVPLVLIGFDATEDLRRSRTSPWVQRYKWPIYFFVAVAFWNMVGAGLFGFMINPPIALYYMQGLNTTPLHGHAALFGVYGMLGIGLMLICLRVLVPGKEWKEGLLRFSFWALNGGLMLMCLLSLLPVGLMQTNASVNHGYWYARSSEFMQTDLMQTLRWLRVPGDTIFFLGAVTLVIFIIGLKTGRSFQNSES; encoded by the coding sequence ATGCGACGCTTATGGATTTCGTTTACCTTCGTTTTACTGCTCTCCTTTCTGGTCCTGGGCTGGATCGGCAGCCGCATCTACCAGGAGATGCCTCCCATTCCAGGGAAAGTTCTGACGACGAACGGCAAGCTCCTGATTGATACCCGTGAAATCGAACAGGGACAGAACGTCTGGCAGACCATGGGTGGCATGGAAGTCGGCTCCGTCTGGGGACATGGCAGTTATGTCGCCCCGGACTGGACCGCTGACTGGTTGCACCGCGAAGCCTTGTTCATTCTCGATCACTGGTCTCAAGAGGATTTCAATACCAGCTTTGACCAGCTTTCTGAAGAACACCAGGCACAACTGGAAGGCAGACTGACTGCCCTCATACGAAAGAACACCTACGATCCAGAAACGAAAACCATCACGGTCGACCCGCTGCGTGCTGCCGCTTTCGAATCCAACCTGTCGCATTATACGGAAGTATTCTCAGAGGGAAATACTGATTATGCGATCCCTCGTGGCGCTGTGACCGACCCCCAGCGCTTACGACGACTGGCTGCGTTTTTCTTCTGGACCTCCTGGGCTGCATCGACCAGCAGGCCGGGGGAGCAGATCAGCTATACCAATAACTGGCCTTACGAACCGCTGGTGGGAAATCGCCCCACCGGCGAAACGGTACTCTGGACCGGAGTCAGTATCATCATGCTCCTGGCAGGCATCTCCGGTCTGGCCTGGTGGTATGCTGCCAGAAAAGAGGACGAAGCAGAACTGGTACCGCCGGAGCATGATCCACTGGCTCTCTGGGAAGCCACTCCCTCCCAGGCAGCGACCGTCAAATACTTCTGGGTCGTCGCTGCATTGATTCTCGTACAGATGCTGCTCGGAGTAGTCACCGCACATTACGGCGTAGAAGGAGGAGGTTTTTACGGTATCCCGCTCTCCAACTGGCTCCCCTATAGCGTGACCCGCACCTGGCATGTGCAGATGGGTCTGTTCTGGATTGCCACAGCCTGGCTGGCAGCCGGTCTGTTTATCGGCCCGCTGGTCAGTGGACAGGAACCACCTCGACAGAACTGGGGGGTCAATCTGCTCTTCGGTGCGTTACTGGTCATCGTGGTCGGCTCGCTTGCCGGAGAGTGGTTGAGCATCCAGAACGAACTCACCGACGAGGTCTCGTTTTACCTGGGGCACCAGGGCTATGAATATGTCGATCTGGGTCGGCTCTGGCAGATCGGTCTGATGATCGGCCTGCTCCTCTGGCTCGTCCTGATGATTCGCGTCCTGCTGCCGGCACTGCGCAAAACCGGTCAGCAGAAACAACTCGTCGTCTTACTGACCGTCGCCACAGGCGCGATTGCCCTGTTCTATGGAGCAGGCCTTACCTGGGGACAGCACTCGCATCTCTCAATGATCGAATACTGGCGGTGGTGGGTGATTCATCTCTGGGTGGAAGGCTTCTTCGAAGTGTTTGCCACCACCGTCATCGCTTTTATCTTCATGCGTCTCAATCTGATTCAGCCCCGGATCGCTGCAGCGGCGGCGCTGATGTCCGCCACCATCTTCTTATCGGGCGGTATCATCGGTACCTGCCATCATCTGTATTTCTCAGGCACGCCCATCGTCGCACTGGCCTGGGGTTCGGTTTTCAGCGCCCTGGAAGTCGTGCCCCTGGTACTGATCGGCTTTGATGCTACCGAGGATCTCAGACGCTCCCGCACCTCTCCCTGGGTGCAGCGCTATAAATGGCCCATCTACTTTTTCGTTGCAGTCGCGTTCTGGAACATGGTCGGCGCCGGTTTGTTCGGCTTTATGATCAATCCTCCCATCGCCCTGTATTACATGCAGGGATTGAACACGACTCCCCTGCACGGTCATGCCGCCCTGTTCGGAGTGTATGGTATGCTGGGCATCGGGCTCATGCTGATCTGCCTCCGCGTACTCGTGCCAGGTAAAGAATGGAAAGAGGGTCTGCTGCGATTTTCCTTCTGGGCACTCAATGGAGGGCTGATGCTGATGTGCCTGCTCAGTCTGCTGCCGGTCGGACTCATGCAGACCAATGCCTCGGTCAACCATGGATACTGGTACGCCCGCAGCAGTGAATTCATGCAGACCGACCTCATGCAGACCCTCCGCTGGTTACGGGTCCCCGGCGATACCATCTTTTTCCTGGGAGCGGTAACTCTGGTCATCTTCATCATCGGTTTGAAAACGGGACGCTCCTTTCAGAATTCAGAAAGCTGA
- a CDS encoding DUF3565 domain-containing protein: MNDRRSQYLVKRMQQPITGYHQDETGHWVAQLACGHNQHVRHAPPLESRPWVLSHEGRAGMLGYLLDCQKCADGTSPDEKPD, from the coding sequence ATGAATGACCGTCGATCCCAATATTTGGTCAAACGCATGCAGCAGCCGATCACAGGATATCATCAGGACGAGACAGGGCACTGGGTGGCGCAACTGGCTTGCGGACACAATCAGCATGTTCGTCATGCGCCGCCCCTGGAATCCCGTCCCTGGGTACTGAGCCACGAAGGGCGTGCGGGCATGCTGGGCTATCTGCTGGACTGTCAAAAATGCGCGGACGGGACATCGCCGGATGAAAAGCCGGACTGA
- a CDS encoding c-type heme family protein codes for MMRYVFVVAVSLSSLALVSFAKPPESGSPAEKQPAKASSVNKVDAKQTAAVMSITEARERAKLAHNFYSATLDAMHRSYFNSATAPVPARVMERMFADVEAEENIKARWIAVNARAMSIDHEPKTEFEKKAAEEIAAGKGEYERVEQGVYQRAGAISLMNHGCLTCHHGFGKRNTKDRFAGLIISIPVKAKEKSNAGKK; via the coding sequence ATGATGAGATACGTTTTTGTGGTTGCAGTGAGTCTGAGTTCGCTGGCGCTGGTTTCCTTTGCGAAACCGCCTGAGAGTGGCAGTCCAGCGGAGAAACAACCGGCGAAAGCGAGTTCGGTGAATAAGGTAGACGCAAAACAGACTGCGGCGGTGATGTCGATCACAGAGGCACGTGAGCGGGCCAAACTGGCGCACAATTTTTATTCTGCCACGCTGGATGCGATGCACCGGAGTTATTTCAACAGTGCGACGGCGCCGGTTCCGGCACGCGTGATGGAGCGGATGTTTGCTGATGTGGAGGCAGAGGAAAATATCAAAGCCCGCTGGATTGCCGTCAATGCCCGGGCGATGAGCATCGATCATGAACCGAAAACGGAATTTGAAAAAAAGGCGGCAGAGGAAATTGCAGCGGGGAAAGGTGAATACGAACGTGTCGAGCAGGGCGTCTATCAGCGGGCTGGTGCCATTTCCTTAATGAACCATGGGTGTTTAACCTGTCATCACGGGTTCGGGAAGCGGAATACGAAGGATCGATTCGCGGGGTTGATCATTTCCATTCCTGTCAAAGCAAAAGAAAAAAGTAATGCCGGCAAGAAATGA
- a CDS encoding RrF2 family transcriptional regulator, producing the protein MLSKTHEYALRAVACLAGQPGQPASADYLAEKTKVPRRYLTRVLQDLAAGGVVKSRSGPKGGYELIHDPAELSILDIVNAIAPMERINSCPLGLKSHTSLCPLHAELDRVYAEAEAAFGNVTIGQLLESTTTIVPLCEGD; encoded by the coding sequence ATGCTTTCAAAGACACATGAGTACGCTTTGCGGGCGGTCGCCTGTCTGGCAGGGCAGCCAGGTCAGCCGGCTTCGGCCGATTATCTGGCGGAAAAGACGAAAGTCCCCCGGCGGTACCTGACCCGGGTTCTGCAGGATCTGGCTGCGGGTGGGGTGGTGAAATCACGGAGTGGCCCGAAGGGGGGCTATGAGCTGATTCACGATCCGGCGGAGCTGTCGATTCTGGACATCGTAAATGCGATTGCCCCGATGGAGCGGATTAACAGTTGCCCTTTGGGACTGAAATCCCACACCAGTCTGTGTCCGTTGCATGCGGAACTGGATCGCGTGTATGCCGAGGCAGAAGCGGCGTTCGGCAATGTGACGATCGGCCAGCTGCTGGAATCGACAACAACAATTGTGCCCTTGTGTGAAGGTGATTGA
- the hmpA gene encoding NO-inducible flavohemoprotein, with protein sequence MLSEKTIAIVKEITPLVAANAETVTRVFYQKMFAGNPEVKAFFNQAHQHSGGQQKALAGAICSYFTHIDNLAALTPAVELIAQKHCSLGIQPEQYPIVGKHLLAAIQEVMGEAATEEILAAVGEAYQLLADVCIEREQQIYAEQRAENGGWNGYRSFVVDRKEPESDVITSFYLKPADGADIPAWQPGQYITVRIDHPTTPTSPRNYSLSNQSGSDHFRISVKREPGLTADAPAGLISTYLHDEVQVGDTLEIGPPCGEFTLDTAQPVTTPVVLLAGGVGVTPLLSMAKSLIAAQPDVPLYFLQAARNSQTHAFAEEIQDLRSAGANVRTLTLYDQPLADDLENQNCDDQGVVTEKLLRDWTPFEQAAFYFCGPKPFMQNVYASLKSLNVPADRVHFEFFGPRQDIESARLDEEPEVSVSH encoded by the coding sequence ATGTTAAGTGAAAAAACCATCGCCATTGTCAAAGAAATCACTCCGCTGGTCGCCGCTAATGCGGAAACAGTCACACGCGTCTTTTACCAGAAGATGTTTGCCGGCAATCCGGAAGTGAAAGCCTTTTTCAACCAGGCGCACCAGCATTCCGGCGGCCAGCAGAAGGCCCTCGCTGGAGCCATTTGTTCCTATTTTACCCATATCGACAACCTCGCCGCCCTTACTCCTGCGGTCGAACTGATCGCTCAGAAACACTGTTCTCTCGGCATTCAACCGGAACAGTACCCCATCGTCGGCAAGCACCTTCTGGCAGCCATCCAGGAAGTCATGGGAGAGGCCGCTACCGAGGAAATCCTGGCCGCGGTCGGGGAAGCTTACCAGCTCCTGGCGGACGTCTGCATTGAACGCGAACAGCAGATCTACGCCGAACAGCGTGCAGAGAATGGCGGCTGGAACGGCTATCGTTCGTTCGTCGTCGATCGCAAAGAGCCTGAAAGCGATGTCATCACATCCTTCTACCTGAAACCTGCTGACGGAGCCGACATCCCTGCCTGGCAGCCTGGTCAATACATCACGGTCAGAATTGATCATCCCACCACCCCCACTTCGCCTCGGAATTACAGCCTCTCGAATCAGTCGGGATCCGACCATTTTCGTATCAGCGTCAAACGTGAACCCGGGCTCACCGCTGATGCCCCTGCAGGACTGATTTCCACCTACCTGCACGACGAAGTCCAGGTCGGCGACACACTCGAAATCGGCCCCCCCTGTGGTGAATTCACACTCGATACGGCGCAGCCGGTCACCACGCCGGTTGTCCTCTTGGCCGGTGGAGTCGGCGTCACTCCCCTGCTCTCGATGGCCAAATCGCTGATCGCGGCTCAGCCTGACGTCCCGCTCTATTTCCTGCAGGCTGCCCGCAACAGCCAGACACACGCCTTTGCTGAGGAAATTCAGGACCTGCGTAGTGCCGGTGCGAACGTCCGCACGCTCACCCTCTACGATCAGCCCCTGGCAGACGATCTGGAAAATCAGAACTGCGACGATCAGGGTGTGGTCACCGAAAAACTCCTCCGCGACTGGACTCCCTTCGAGCAGGCAGCTTTTTACTTCTGTGGTCCTAAACCCTTTATGCAGAACGTCTATGCGAGTCTGAAATCCCTGAATGTCCCTGCTGATCGAGTTCATTTCGAGTTCTTCGGCCCCCGACAGGACATTGAATCCGCACGACTGGATGAAGAACCGGAAGTCTCAGTCTCGCACTGA
- a CDS encoding SIR2 family NAD-dependent protein deacylase has translation MNPVKVKERTEMSEPIDPNKVVVLTGAGISAESGLPTFRDMGGLWEQYEITEVASPEAWEANPQLVLDFYNARRTQAVAAEPNAAHRALAELESRYNVVVITQNVDDLHERGGSSNVIHVHGELVKARSTADPELIYEIGGKEIQLGDLCEAGSQLRPHIVWFGETIHNTEVSVAHIRSAGKVLVVGTSLSVYPAAGLVQLASEEAEKLIVSPDLEQEPVGFEWIRGTAVEHVPQIVQRWLEGERGV, from the coding sequence ATGAATCCCGTGAAAGTCAAAGAGAGAACCGAGATGTCTGAGCCGATCGATCCCAATAAAGTTGTGGTGTTGACGGGGGCCGGGATCAGTGCCGAGAGCGGGCTGCCGACGTTTCGGGATATGGGCGGCCTGTGGGAGCAGTACGAGATCACCGAGGTGGCTTCGCCCGAGGCCTGGGAAGCGAATCCGCAACTGGTACTGGATTTTTATAATGCGCGTCGCACGCAGGCGGTCGCGGCTGAACCGAATGCGGCACATCGCGCGCTGGCGGAACTGGAGAGCCGGTACAACGTGGTTGTGATTACGCAGAACGTGGATGACCTGCACGAGCGTGGGGGTTCGAGCAATGTGATCCATGTGCATGGGGAACTGGTGAAAGCCCGCAGTACTGCTGATCCGGAGCTGATTTATGAAATCGGCGGGAAGGAAATTCAGCTGGGCGATCTCTGTGAAGCGGGTTCACAGTTGAGGCCGCATATTGTCTGGTTTGGGGAAACGATTCACAACACGGAAGTTTCCGTGGCCCACATTCGCAGTGCGGGCAAGGTATTGGTGGTGGGAACGTCGCTGTCGGTGTATCCGGCGGCCGGTCTGGTGCAACTGGCCAGCGAAGAGGCGGAGAAGTTGATCGTGAGCCCGGACCTGGAGCAGGAGCCTGTCGGCTTTGAGTGGATCAGGGGGACGGCGGTGGAACATGTGCCACAGATTGTGCAGCGGTGGCTGGAAGGGGAGCGGGGGGTATAG
- a CDS encoding transglutaminase-like domain-containing protein has translation MWLHASCKLEFEIPVATPFILMLRPRSGSQQWVAREQYVLSPSVSAIEFTDQFGNLCQRLVAPAGPFSVQTAFDIEVADSSDVAPGAPFVPVEQLPDQTLPFLFPSRYCESDRFSQMAAALVEGVNPGYDQCVKIVEYIQNSLTYAPGEGQELISATEVNQKSQAVCRDMAHLGIACCRALSIPARMVVGYLESLQPMDLHAWFEAYVDGRWYTFDPTQTTLAGGRVAIAYGRDAADVAIYTQFGDPVEILNMEVRVEQISEPVE, from the coding sequence ATGTGGCTGCATGCTTCCTGTAAACTTGAATTTGAGATTCCGGTGGCGACGCCCTTTATTCTGATGCTGCGGCCCCGCAGCGGCAGTCAGCAGTGGGTGGCCCGCGAGCAGTATGTGCTGTCGCCGAGTGTCTCGGCCATTGAATTTACCGATCAGTTCGGCAATTTGTGTCAGCGGCTGGTGGCACCCGCCGGTCCTTTTTCTGTCCAGACAGCCTTTGATATTGAAGTGGCCGATAGTTCCGATGTGGCCCCCGGTGCCCCGTTTGTGCCGGTGGAGCAGCTGCCGGACCAGACGCTGCCGTTCCTGTTTCCCAGCCGGTACTGTGAATCCGATCGTTTCTCACAGATGGCGGCCGCGCTGGTGGAAGGCGTGAATCCGGGGTACGACCAGTGCGTCAAGATTGTGGAGTACATTCAGAACTCGTTAACGTATGCGCCGGGGGAAGGTCAGGAACTGATCAGTGCGACGGAAGTGAATCAGAAGTCGCAGGCTGTCTGCCGGGACATGGCTCACCTGGGAATTGCCTGCTGTCGGGCGCTTTCGATTCCGGCGCGGATGGTGGTCGGTTATCTGGAATCGTTACAGCCGATGGACCTGCATGCCTGGTTTGAAGCCTATGTGGACGGTCGCTGGTACACGTTCGATCCGACTCAGACGACGTTGGCGGGGGGACGCGTGGCGATTGCCTATGGGAGAGACGCTGCGGATGTGGCGATCTACACGCAATTTGGGGATCCGGTTGAGATTTTGAACATGGAGGTTCGTGTTGAACAGATTTCTGAGCCGGTTGAATGA
- a CDS encoding DUF1552 domain-containing protein, with amino-acid sequence MSRVQLSRRMMLKGLGSAAVGLPLLEEMIPSSLAAAAQPQVPVRAFNVFFGLGIPAPLQTEGFNDVLEPLKPLQDKLLIMRNVDQVRCDEKGVNAHYDGASGAFTAAPPDGEAKAGGPSIDQVIRKTHYPKGLPSGMVPTLIGGTFFRRSRVGRYVHSYNLDGTVAATIQEKPRDLFERVFGTVSSGGSGKDAAQKRLRRSVLDTVVEDYRFYTGKNSPLGSASKARVADHLDRIREYERRAFAMQHKNRNAPELPPRSTIPHGGPADPGGQGIDITVEELSSEWRLLADIYALAIQMDRVRFGSLTFLAAGERIRLTGDYVYNGEKRWTFDDPSQLKASGDKGCSHEWWHKFNEKKKNEALRAHAHLKMREISYFLQALNSADAREANGRTILENSLITISTESGDGRHNDVKRELSGVFHCITGANGRFKTGQIMDVGQEGLDVYNTMLTAFGAQIKLGPEKRKATAVDAIRA; translated from the coding sequence ATGAGTCGCGTTCAGTTGAGTCGCCGGATGATGTTGAAGGGACTGGGGTCGGCTGCGGTCGGACTGCCGCTGCTGGAGGAGATGATTCCGTCCAGCCTGGCCGCCGCGGCGCAGCCACAGGTTCCGGTGCGGGCGTTTAATGTCTTTTTTGGACTGGGCATTCCCGCCCCACTGCAGACGGAAGGTTTTAACGATGTGCTGGAGCCGTTGAAACCGTTGCAGGATAAGCTGCTGATCATGCGGAATGTGGACCAGGTCCGCTGTGATGAGAAAGGGGTCAACGCTCACTACGACGGGGCTTCCGGGGCATTTACTGCCGCGCCGCCCGACGGGGAAGCGAAAGCGGGCGGGCCGTCGATCGACCAGGTGATTCGTAAGACGCATTACCCGAAAGGGCTGCCGAGCGGGATGGTGCCGACGCTGATTGGGGGGACATTCTTCCGCCGCAGTCGTGTGGGCCGCTATGTGCACAGCTACAACCTGGACGGCACGGTGGCCGCGACGATTCAGGAGAAGCCCCGCGATCTGTTTGAGCGGGTATTCGGGACCGTCTCTTCCGGGGGCTCGGGAAAAGATGCAGCGCAGAAACGTCTCCGCCGGAGCGTGCTGGATACGGTGGTGGAAGATTACCGGTTCTACACGGGTAAGAATTCGCCCCTCGGTTCAGCTTCGAAAGCACGGGTCGCCGATCACCTGGACCGGATCCGCGAATACGAACGGCGGGCGTTTGCGATGCAGCATAAGAACCGCAATGCACCGGAACTGCCGCCCCGCTCAACGATTCCCCACGGCGGTCCGGCCGATCCGGGAGGGCAGGGGATTGACATCACGGTGGAGGAGCTGTCGAGCGAATGGCGGTTGCTGGCGGACATTTATGCCCTGGCGATCCAGATGGATCGGGTCCGCTTCGGTTCGCTGACATTCCTGGCGGCGGGTGAGCGGATTCGTCTGACCGGCGATTACGTTTACAACGGCGAGAAACGCTGGACCTTCGATGATCCGAGCCAGTTGAAGGCGAGCGGCGACAAAGGCTGCAGCCACGAGTGGTGGCACAAGTTCAATGAAAAGAAAAAGAACGAGGCACTGCGGGCCCACGCGCATTTGAAGATGCGTGAGATTTCCTATTTCCTGCAGGCGCTGAATAGTGCCGACGCCCGGGAGGCGAACGGCCGGACGATTCTGGAGAACTCGCTGATCACGATCTCGACCGAATCCGGCGACGGGCGGCATAACGATGTGAAACGCGAACTCTCGGGCGTGTTCCATTGCATTACCGGCGCGAATGGCCGGTTCAAGACCGGGCAGATCATGGATGTGGGCCAGGAGGGGCTGGACGTGTATAACACGATGCTGACTGCCTTCGGTGCGCAGATCAAACTGGGACCGGAGAAACGGAAAGCGACGGCCGTGGATGCGATCCGTGCTTGA